Proteins encoded in a region of the Mucilaginibacter sabulilitoris genome:
- a CDS encoding 2'-5' RNA ligase family protein: MNMYEDYLMLFSPPEAIKHEIARYKKASAKLIGNYKSMNSPAHISVHHLERQKPFMAQTNLLKLENSLNTLPPVLLHLDGFNYFQHLHGRVTIYAHIRITPAVDEWFQQLKKKLSVRKTIVPHITVTRDIAESDFNLLWPNFRHKKLVEPFWIRELHLLKRATFAAAPQWEHYKTFEFKSRTSISNTADAIISRQAEADSQFRDQINLF; the protein is encoded by the coding sequence ATGAATATGTATGAGGATTATTTGATGCTGTTTTCGCCGCCCGAAGCGATTAAACATGAAATTGCGCGCTATAAAAAAGCTTCGGCTAAATTAATTGGCAATTACAAAAGCATGAATTCGCCAGCGCACATCTCCGTGCATCACCTGGAGCGTCAGAAACCATTCATGGCCCAAACAAACCTACTGAAACTCGAGAACAGTTTAAATACCTTGCCGCCGGTGTTGTTGCACCTTGATGGTTTTAATTATTTCCAGCACCTGCATGGCCGGGTGACCATTTACGCCCACATCAGGATTACCCCGGCCGTTGATGAATGGTTTCAGCAGTTAAAAAAGAAACTAAGCGTTAGGAAAACCATTGTACCGCATATTACGGTTACCCGCGACATTGCCGAAAGCGACTTTAACCTGCTATGGCCAAATTTCAGACATAAAAAACTGGTTGAACCCTTTTGGATAAGGGAATTGCACCTGTTGAAACGCGCAACATTTGCTGCCGCTCCGCAATGGGAACATTATAAAACTTTTGAATTTAAAAGCAGAACAAGCATTTCCAATACTGCCGATGCCATCATTAGCAGGCAAGCCGAAGCTGATAGCCAGTTTAGGGATCAAATCAATCTTTTTTAA
- a CDS encoding LytR/AlgR family response regulator transcription factor: MTSISCIITDDEPFARKGLEGYVAKAGFFDLKAQCEDAMELGMVLSQQPVDLLFLDIQMPHLTGVDFIKSLANPPKVIFTTAFKEYATDGFDLDVLDYLLKPISFERFMKAAFKAKDYFDLRSSNNDTNYLFVKSDGKLEKVVFDEVLYIEGMENYIVIHTANKKIITHSTLKAFADKLPQRRFLQTHKSYIIAQDKITSIEGNMLNVGQHQVPVSRQLRDQVMRTLINER, translated from the coding sequence ATGACATCAATCAGTTGTATTATTACCGATGATGAACCATTTGCTCGCAAAGGGCTGGAAGGCTATGTTGCCAAAGCTGGTTTCTTTGATTTGAAGGCCCAATGTGAGGATGCCATGGAACTGGGTATGGTTTTATCGCAGCAGCCGGTTGATCTGCTTTTTCTGGATATACAGATGCCGCACTTAACAGGTGTCGATTTTATCAAGTCGCTGGCCAACCCGCCGAAGGTGATTTTTACTACTGCCTTTAAGGAGTACGCTACAGATGGTTTTGACCTTGATGTGCTGGATTATTTGCTTAAGCCAATTTCGTTTGAGCGTTTTATGAAAGCCGCTTTTAAAGCCAAAGACTACTTTGATCTGCGAAGCAGTAATAATGATACAAACTATCTGTTTGTAAAAAGTGATGGCAAGCTGGAGAAGGTGGTGTTTGATGAAGTGTTGTACATTGAAGGCATGGAAAACTATATCGTGATACACACCGCCAATAAAAAGATCATCACCCACAGTACTTTGAAAGCTTTTGCCGATAAGCTGCCCCAGCGCAGGTTTTTACAAACCCATAAATCGTACATTATAGCTCAGGATAAAATTACCTCTATTGAGGGTAATATGCTAAATGTTGGTCAGCACCAGGTACCGGTGAGCAGGCAATTACGCGATCAGGTGATGCGTACGCTTATTAATGAAAGATAG
- a CDS encoding GNAT family N-acetyltransferase produces MTKNNIVLQRATLAYADTLLTFSRKTFFDFFAHLNDPANMEAYASTAFTTQKVKDELSNPDSHFYFAVLDGEITGYIKINFNAAQTELQDSQSLEVERIYVLAEHHGKKIGHQLLNFALQTARDMGLQYVWLGVWEHNQKAIDFYRKHGFDIFGSHPFMLGSEQQTDLLMKKELSE; encoded by the coding sequence ATGACCAAAAATAATATCGTTCTTCAAAGAGCAACCCTTGCCTATGCGGATACACTGCTTACCTTTAGCAGAAAAACTTTTTTTGATTTCTTTGCACATTTAAATGATCCGGCAAATATGGAGGCATACGCTTCCACGGCGTTTACTACTCAAAAAGTAAAGGACGAGCTCAGCAACCCCGATTCGCATTTTTATTTTGCTGTGCTTGACGGCGAGATAACCGGCTACATCAAGATCAATTTCAACGCGGCCCAAACTGAACTGCAGGACAGTCAATCGCTCGAGGTTGAACGTATTTACGTACTGGCCGAACATCATGGCAAAAAAATCGGGCACCAGTTATTAAATTTCGCTTTGCAAACTGCCCGTGATATGGGTTTGCAATACGTTTGGCTTGGTGTGTGGGAGCACAATCAAAAAGCTATTGATTTTTACCGGAAACATGGGTTCGATATATTTGGCAGCCACCCGTTCATGCTCGGCAGCGAACAACAAACCGACCTCTTGATGAAAAAGGAACTATCTGAATAA
- the rpmA gene encoding 50S ribosomal protein L27, with translation MAHKKGAGSSRNGRESHSKRLGIKIFGGQPAIAGNIIVRQRGTKHNPGVNVGIGRDHTLFALADGQVVFRKKADNRSYVSVVPFEVAPVAEDAAPAPKAKAEKKVVEAPAPVAEAVAEEAPKAKKVAAPKAKKADTEATEEAAAE, from the coding sequence ATGGCACACAAAAAAGGGGCCGGTAGTTCCAGAAACGGCCGTGAGTCGCATAGCAAACGTTTAGGTATCAAAATTTTCGGTGGTCAGCCAGCTATTGCAGGTAACATCATCGTTCGTCAGCGTGGTACTAAACACAATCCTGGCGTTAACGTAGGTATCGGTCGTGATCATACATTATTTGCATTAGCTGATGGACAGGTAGTTTTCAGAAAGAAAGCTGATAACCGTTCATACGTTTCTGTAGTACCGTTTGAAGTAGCGCCGGTTGCAGAAGATGCAGCGCCTGCACCTAAAGCAAAAGCAGAAAAGAAAGTAGTTGAAGCACCAGCTCCGGTAGCTGAAGCTGTTGCAGAAGAAGCTCCAAAAGCAAAAAAAGTAGCAGCTCCAAAAGCAAAGAAAGCTGATACAGAAGCAACTGAAGAAGCAGCAGCTGAGTAA
- the rplU gene encoding 50S ribosomal protein L21 — protein MYAIVSIAGQQFKVAKDQQIFVHRLQGDEGASIEFDSVLLAENEGKFKLGSDLKGAKVSAKIVSHLKGDKVIIFKKKRRKGYKKKNGHRQQFTKIEITGITL, from the coding sequence ATGTACGCAATAGTAAGTATAGCCGGACAGCAATTTAAGGTTGCAAAAGACCAGCAGATCTTTGTACACAGGTTACAAGGCGATGAGGGCGCTAGTATTGAATTTGACAGTGTATTGTTAGCAGAAAACGAAGGTAAATTCAAATTAGGTTCTGATTTGAAAGGCGCTAAAGTATCGGCTAAGATCGTGTCTCATTTAAAAGGTGATAAAGTGATCATCTTCAAAAAGAAAAGAAGAAAAGGTTACAAAAAGAAAAACGGTCACCGTCAGCAATTTACCAAGATCGAGATCACTGGTATTACATTATAA
- the dinB gene encoding DNA polymerase IV has translation MLILFSYLYMDIKRHIVHIDLDSFFVSVERKFNPALIGKPVIIGGSAERGVVASCSYEARKYGVHSAMPTRQALKLCPHAIVIHGTHGRYSDASREVTQIIHDSVPLYQKTSVDEFYIDLTGMDRFYDCYQVARNLRQKVIRETGLPISFGMASGKTVAKMATNQAKPNGELFVKHGDELQFLAPLNIGKIPGLGESTCQKLYQYGIEKIGDLQKTNIRFLEAVFGKAGRYLWEKAHGIDDSEIVPHSDRKSISTEHTFMTNVNDLRTLETSLVSMTEELSGKLRRENKLASCMAIKVRYANFETHTQQQRIPLTAAEHILIPGIKNLLKQAWNQHRPIRLIGVRLSNLCSGSYQINLFEDNEERIRLYQAMDKINFKFGDKTVCRAAGMEIGTRNFNPFLKD, from the coding sequence ATGCTAATTTTATTTTCATATTTGTACATGGATATTAAGCGGCATATCGTACATATCGATCTTGATTCGTTCTTTGTATCTGTTGAGCGCAAGTTTAACCCGGCCCTGATAGGTAAACCGGTGATCATTGGTGGCTCGGCCGAAAGGGGAGTGGTGGCCTCATGCAGTTATGAGGCGCGTAAATACGGCGTACACTCCGCTATGCCTACACGGCAGGCGCTCAAGCTTTGTCCGCATGCTATCGTAATCCACGGTACACATGGGCGCTATTCAGACGCCTCACGCGAGGTAACGCAAATTATCCATGACTCCGTACCGCTTTATCAAAAAACATCGGTTGATGAGTTTTATATCGACCTTACAGGTATGGACCGTTTTTATGATTGTTATCAGGTAGCCCGTAACCTGCGCCAAAAAGTGATCAGGGAAACCGGTCTACCTATTTCTTTTGGCATGGCATCGGGCAAAACCGTTGCCAAAATGGCAACCAACCAGGCTAAACCCAACGGCGAGCTTTTTGTTAAGCATGGCGACGAACTGCAATTTCTGGCGCCCCTCAACATCGGCAAAATACCCGGCCTTGGCGAGAGTACCTGCCAAAAGCTGTATCAGTATGGTATTGAGAAAATAGGTGATCTGCAAAAAACAAATATCCGTTTTTTGGAAGCTGTTTTTGGTAAGGCCGGCAGGTATCTGTGGGAAAAGGCCCACGGTATTGATGATAGTGAAATAGTTCCGCACTCCGACCGTAAATCCATATCAACCGAACATACTTTCATGACCAATGTAAACGACCTGCGTACATTGGAAACCTCGTTGGTGTCCATGACCGAAGAGCTATCGGGCAAATTGCGCAGGGAGAATAAACTGGCATCATGTATGGCTATTAAGGTACGTTATGCCAATTTTGAAACCCATACCCAGCAGCAACGAATCCCACTTACAGCAGCCGAACATATATTGATACCGGGCATAAAAAACCTGCTTAAACAAGCCTGGAACCAGCACCGCCCCATCAGGCTGATAGGCGTAAGACTCAGCAACCTGTGCAGCGGCAGTTACCAGATTAATTTGTTTGAAGATAATGAGGAACGCATCAGGCTTTACCAGGCCATGGACAAGATCAATTTTAAGTTTGGCGACAAAACCGTTTGCCGCGCCGCCGGAATGGAAATAGGTACCCGCAATTTTAATCCTTTTTTGAAGGATTAA
- a CDS encoding RNA polymerase sigma factor gives MANKEAAFKQIYEANSKKIFHLCYGYTGDDDAANDLLQETFLKVWQNLEKFRNQAMISTWIYRIAVNTCLTYLRSEKRQAKDELTPQIAETKREELSDKNEQVALLYKCISKLEESERIIITMVLDEVPYPEIADISGISEGNLRVKIYRIKQKLTELYNQYERL, from the coding sequence GTGGCCAACAAAGAAGCAGCATTCAAGCAAATATATGAGGCTAATTCTAAAAAGATATTCCATTTGTGCTATGGTTACACCGGCGATGATGATGCCGCGAACGACCTTTTGCAGGAAACTTTTTTAAAAGTTTGGCAAAATTTAGAAAAGTTCCGTAACCAGGCCATGATATCAACCTGGATATACCGGATTGCCGTAAATACTTGTTTAACTTACTTACGTTCAGAAAAACGACAGGCTAAAGACGAACTTACCCCCCAAATAGCCGAAACCAAAAGAGAGGAACTATCAGATAAAAACGAGCAGGTGGCTTTGTTGTACAAGTGTATTTCAAAGCTCGAGGAGTCAGAAAGAATTATAATAACCATGGTGCTTGATGAAGTGCCATACCCCGAAATAGCAGATATTTCGGGTATATCAGAAGGGAACCTGAGAGTGAAAATTTATCGTATAAAACAGAAGTTAACAGAATTATATAACCAGTATGAAAGACTTTGA
- a CDS encoding sensor histidine kinase, producing MARSRFIKYVFPAIYGLIVYFTIRLLQDTESGFRFWNRPLLVNALEIGLSILVGYIFIYMINYVCDLTDRRQQPGDKLTPSLLWREIYMVAGLSIILVNLIFTPIAAFTDDGLSWSDLTSINIVPLLYVLIYYGVIRSGKFLKAYIEHQLLVEKLTNDKLETELKFLKAQYHPHFLFNALNTIYFQMDEDVLGAKKSTELLSSLLRYQLYDQQQQVAVRQELEYLENYIQLQKIRASQKMRLNVAFDEQLTDQQIYPLLLLPLVENAFKYAGGKYTIDITAKGTPNGIVFRVYNDTPAQIKPSGNYSGIGLENLKRRLHLLYPDKHRLVTGHTENSYTAELELNF from the coding sequence ATGGCAAGGTCACGATTTATAAAATATGTTTTCCCCGCAATATACGGGCTGATTGTTTACTTTACCATAAGGTTGTTGCAGGATACCGAAAGTGGTTTCCGTTTCTGGAACAGACCGCTGCTGGTTAACGCGCTCGAAATTGGCTTAAGTATATTGGTTGGGTACATCTTCATATACATGATAAACTATGTGTGTGACCTTACCGACCGGCGGCAACAACCTGGTGACAAGTTAACCCCATCATTATTATGGCGGGAAATATACATGGTTGCCGGTTTAAGCATTATCCTGGTTAATTTGATATTTACCCCGATAGCTGCATTTACAGACGATGGCTTATCATGGAGCGATCTGACGAGCATTAATATTGTTCCCCTGTTGTATGTGCTTATATATTATGGCGTTATCCGCAGCGGTAAGTTTTTAAAAGCTTATATTGAGCATCAGCTGCTGGTAGAGAAATTGACCAACGACAAATTAGAAACCGAACTGAAGTTTTTAAAGGCACAATATCATCCTCACTTTTTGTTCAACGCGCTGAACACCATTTATTTTCAAATGGATGAGGATGTACTGGGAGCAAAAAAGAGTACCGAGTTGCTCTCCAGTTTGTTAAGATATCAGCTTTACGACCAGCAGCAGCAGGTTGCTGTGCGGCAGGAGCTGGAATACCTGGAAAACTACATTCAGCTGCAAAAGATCAGGGCGAGCCAAAAAATGCGTTTAAATGTAGCTTTTGACGAACAATTAACCGATCAGCAGATTTACCCCTTGCTTTTATTGCCACTGGTAGAGAATGCTTTTAAATATGCAGGCGGAAAATACACCATTGATATTACGGCAAAAGGTACCCCGAACGGCATTGTATTTAGGGTGTATAACGATACGCCGGCACAAATAAAACCTTCGGGTAATTATAGCGGCATAGGGCTGGAGAATTTAAAAAGGCGCTTACATTTGCTTTATCCGGATAAACACCGGCTGGTTACCGGCCACACAGAAAATAGCTACACCGCCGAACTGGAATTAAATTTTTAA
- a CDS encoding 2'-5' RNA ligase family protein, with amino-acid sequence MDHKDYLTIISAPEHVDKKIRLFKRSCGKHIGKFPGMYARAHISFDMIRDEIDELTQKPVALKPFYELMDFKIRTIPARELKISGFKFFVHGPNFRTIYAALELDEETKQWFDSVKQALRINRKLNPHITITRKIPTACFDTLWPYFQQNDYKDTFEADGLTILEKQSGNLFDHYKVYKKLPFGKKQAAL; translated from the coding sequence ATGGATCACAAAGATTATCTTACCATTATTTCGGCGCCTGAGCACGTAGATAAAAAGATCAGGTTATTCAAACGTTCATGCGGTAAACACATCGGGAAGTTTCCGGGAATGTATGCCAGGGCGCATATCTCTTTTGATATGATCAGGGATGAAATTGATGAACTTACCCAAAAACCGGTAGCACTTAAGCCTTTTTATGAACTGATGGATTTTAAGATCAGGACAATACCTGCTCGTGAATTAAAGATCAGCGGCTTCAAGTTTTTTGTTCACGGGCCAAATTTCAGGACCATTTACGCGGCCCTGGAGTTAGATGAAGAAACAAAACAATGGTTTGACAGTGTTAAGCAGGCATTAAGGATAAACAGAAAACTTAATCCGCATATTACCATTACCCGCAAAATACCCACAGCCTGTTTCGACACCTTATGGCCGTATTTTCAACAAAACGACTATAAAGACACCTTTGAAGCCGACGGTTTAACCATATTAGAAAAACAAAGCGGTAACCTTTTTGACCATTATAAAGTGTATAAAAAGCTGCCGTTCGGGAAAAAACAGGCAGCTTTATAA
- a CDS encoding dicarboxylate/amino acid:cation symporter, which yields MQKKSKLTLYIFIALILGIIAGYIYNVSVIKAINDNINTADAQVKAINTKLVLLNDTTAAEHIALRAQKLQQLKISKDNNSIREGKLEGFTILSDIFLRLIKMIVAPLVFTTLVVGVAKVGDIKAVGRIGGKTMLWFLSATLVSLLLGMLFVNVFEPGKVMHLPLPNSYLSTGIKKSALSLTDFIGHVFPRSFIEAMANNEILQIVVFSLFFGVATAAIGEQGKIVIKAMDAIAHVILKITGYVMKMAPLAVFGAITAVIAKQGLGVLSTYGIFISEFYFALIMLWAVIIFAGFVVLRKPVFKLVGNIKDAMLIAFSTSTSEAAYPRVLIELERFGCSNKIVSFVLPLGYSFNLDGSMMYMTFASLFLAQSYDIHLSFGHQLSMLLVLMLTSKGVAGVPRASLVVIAATLSMFNIPEAGLFLLIGIDPLLDMGRSATNVLGNAMATAVVSKWEGELK from the coding sequence ATGCAAAAAAAAAGCAAGCTTACACTTTATATTTTTATAGCACTTATACTGGGTATAATAGCCGGTTATATTTACAATGTTAGTGTAATTAAAGCCATTAACGATAATATTAACACCGCCGATGCTCAGGTAAAAGCCATAAATACCAAATTGGTTTTACTAAATGACACTACCGCTGCTGAGCATATAGCGTTAAGAGCCCAAAAACTACAACAATTAAAGATCAGTAAAGATAATAATTCTATACGCGAGGGTAAGCTGGAAGGTTTTACCATTTTGAGCGATATATTTTTAAGGCTGATAAAAATGATAGTGGCGCCGCTTGTTTTTACCACGCTGGTGGTGGGTGTCGCCAAAGTAGGGGATATTAAGGCTGTTGGCCGAATTGGCGGTAAAACCATGCTTTGGTTTTTAAGCGCTACGCTGGTGTCACTTTTATTGGGGATGCTTTTTGTAAATGTGTTTGAGCCCGGAAAAGTAATGCATCTTCCATTGCCCAATAGCTATTTAAGTACCGGGATCAAAAAATCGGCACTGTCGTTAACAGATTTTATCGGGCATGTTTTCCCCAGAAGCTTTATTGAAGCTATGGCCAATAACGAAATACTGCAAATAGTAGTCTTCTCCCTATTTTTTGGAGTAGCGACTGCGGCTATCGGTGAGCAGGGCAAAATTGTTATAAAAGCAATGGATGCCATTGCTCATGTGATACTGAAAATAACCGGCTATGTGATGAAAATGGCGCCACTGGCAGTTTTTGGAGCTATAACCGCGGTAATTGCCAAGCAGGGACTGGGGGTTTTATCTACTTATGGTATTTTCATTAGCGAGTTTTATTTCGCGCTTATTATGCTTTGGGCCGTTATCATTTTCGCCGGCTTTGTTGTGCTGCGTAAACCGGTATTTAAATTGGTAGGTAATATAAAAGATGCCATGCTGATAGCTTTTAGTACATCTACAAGCGAGGCCGCCTACCCGAGGGTACTTATTGAGCTGGAGCGTTTTGGGTGCAGCAACAAAATTGTAAGTTTTGTACTGCCACTGGGTTACTCGTTTAATTTGGATGGCTCCATGATGTACATGACCTTTGCTTCCCTGTTCCTGGCGCAGTCCTACGATATTCATCTGTCTTTCGGGCATCAGTTGTCAATGCTGCTGGTATTGATGCTTACCAGTAAAGGGGTAGCGGGTGTTCCAAGGGCATCGCTGGTAGTTATAGCGGCCACCTTATCTATGTTCAATATTCCGGAGGCAGGTTTGTTCCTGCTGATCGGTATCGACCCATTGCTTGATATGGGGCGTTCAGCAACCAACGTACTAGGTAATGCCATGGCTACTGCTGTTGTAAGCAAATGGGAAGGGGAACTAAAATAA
- a CDS encoding acyltransferase family protein — protein sequence METTQRQTYLDWLRILSIAGVLVFHSAMPYAAGETWHIRNKETSDLLTYFIAFMHLFRMPLLFFISGTVSYYMMKNRSALSFIGLRCTRLLIPLLVGMFIIVPPQIYMERLTQGFTGNYWDFYKTVFQFVPYPMGGSFSWHHLWFIAYLFIYDLVFAPFFMWMVSDKSNNVKQALHKLSKGKLVYLLAIPSVIWYALLSKRLPETADLVHDGCYFVYWLLFVLAGFICIQVPSLIDSLQRNRRFAISIGFVSLMMYYYVWFNDAKLPFVPDAIWPFFSAALKPVIAWSWVMGFIGYGKQYLNHPHRVLNYVNQAVYPFYILHQTVIVILAYYITRSAGDTVLMKYIYTVIVTLIVTMGVFHFFVKPYPVIRFLFGMKPLNSSNKKAAPAAKVFVEKESLVEIAA from the coding sequence ATGGAAACCACACAACGTCAAACTTACCTGGATTGGTTAAGGATATTATCAATAGCAGGTGTATTAGTTTTTCACTCCGCCATGCCTTATGCAGCCGGCGAAACCTGGCATATCCGTAACAAGGAAACCAGCGATCTGCTTACCTATTTTATTGCTTTTATGCACCTGTTCCGGATGCCGTTATTGTTTTTTATCAGCGGTACCGTAAGTTACTATATGATGAAAAACCGCAGCGCCTTAAGTTTTATAGGCTTGCGGTGTACCCGATTGCTTATCCCTTTGCTTGTGGGTATGTTTATTATAGTGCCACCGCAAATATACATGGAACGCTTAACACAGGGCTTTACAGGTAATTACTGGGATTTTTACAAAACCGTATTTCAGTTTGTGCCATACCCCATGGGCGGCAGCTTTAGCTGGCACCATCTATGGTTTATAGCTTATCTGTTTATATATGACCTTGTATTTGCACCATTTTTTATGTGGATGGTATCGGACAAAAGCAATAATGTTAAACAGGCCTTGCACAAGTTAAGCAAAGGTAAACTGGTTTACCTGTTAGCTATTCCGTCTGTAATTTGGTATGCGCTGCTGAGCAAACGCCTGCCCGAAACTGCCGATCTGGTTCATGATGGCTGTTATTTTGTTTACTGGCTGTTATTTGTATTGGCAGGGTTTATATGCATACAGGTGCCTTCGCTCATAGATAGTCTGCAGCGTAACCGCCGTTTTGCCATCAGCATAGGTTTTGTAAGCCTCATGATGTACTACTATGTATGGTTTAACGATGCAAAACTGCCTTTTGTCCCCGATGCAATATGGCCATTCTTTTCTGCCGCTTTAAAGCCTGTTATTGCATGGAGTTGGGTAATGGGTTTTATTGGTTATGGCAAGCAATACCTTAACCACCCGCACCGTGTACTCAACTATGTAAATCAGGCGGTATATCCTTTTTACATCCTGCATCAAACAGTAATTGTTATTTTAGCCTATTACATTACCCGGTCGGCCGGCGATACCGTACTCATGAAATACATTTATACTGTTATAGTTACCTTGATTGTTACCATGGGTGTTTTTCACTTCTTTGTGAAACCCTATCCGGTAATACGGTTTTTGTTTGGCATGAAACCATTAAACAGCTCAAATAAAAAAGCCGCCCCAGCCGCTAAAGTATTTGTAGAAAAAGAATCATTAGTAGAAATTGCAGCATAA
- a CDS encoding polyprenyl synthetase family protein yields MKKLTDLQALINEAVDKLSFPETPADLYEPISYILALGGKRLRPALLLMACDLFGGDVEGAVQPALAIEVFHNFTLMHDDIMDKAPLRRGQTTVHEKWNANVAILSGDAMMVESNKLMMKVQDAILRRVMDVFNETATGVCEGQQIDMSFEKRQNVSIDEYLTMIRLKTAVLLGGTLKIGAIIGGATSADAQLLYNFGVNLGVAFQLQDDILDVYGDPGKFGKQVGGDIISNKKTYLLIKALELAKDAQADELSNWLNNQTFDAAEKVTAVTGIYSQLQIRQYAEQAMQTYAEQAFGALDSINLPEERKQHLRFFADHLLVREH; encoded by the coding sequence ATGAAGAAACTTACAGATCTGCAGGCACTGATAAATGAAGCGGTTGATAAACTATCTTTTCCGGAAACCCCTGCCGACTTATACGAACCTATAAGTTATATTCTGGCCCTGGGCGGTAAACGCCTGCGTCCTGCCCTGCTGCTTATGGCCTGCGACCTTTTCGGCGGCGACGTGGAAGGTGCCGTTCAACCTGCCCTGGCAATTGAGGTGTTCCATAACTTCACCCTGATGCATGACGATATTATGGATAAGGCCCCACTCCGTCGCGGTCAGACAACCGTACACGAAAAGTGGAACGCCAATGTAGCAATTCTTTCGGGCGATGCCATGATGGTGGAATCGAACAAACTGATGATGAAGGTACAGGACGCCATTTTGCGCCGTGTAATGGATGTTTTTAACGAAACCGCCACAGGTGTATGCGAAGGCCAGCAGATTGACATGAGCTTTGAAAAGCGCCAAAATGTAAGCATTGACGAGTACCTGACCATGATACGTCTTAAAACCGCGGTATTATTGGGCGGAACGCTCAAAATTGGTGCTATTATAGGCGGTGCTACATCGGCCGATGCACAATTACTATACAATTTTGGTGTTAACCTGGGCGTGGCCTTTCAATTACAGGATGATATACTTGATGTTTACGGCGACCCGGGTAAATTTGGCAAACAGGTTGGAGGCGATATTATATCCAACAAAAAAACCTACTTGCTTATTAAAGCCCTTGAACTGGCTAAAGATGCACAGGCCGATGAACTGAGCAATTGGTTAAACAACCAAACCTTTGATGCGGCAGAAAAAGTAACTGCGGTAACCGGTATATACAGTCAGTTACAAATACGGCAATATGCCGAGCAAGCCATGCAAACATATGCCGAACAAGCTTTTGGGGCACTGGATAGCATTAACCTGCCCGAAGAGCGCAAACAACACCTACGGTTTTTTGCAGATCATTTACTGGTGAGAGAGCATTGA